Within Osmia lignaria lignaria isolate PbOS001 chromosome 11, iyOsmLign1, whole genome shotgun sequence, the genomic segment aaaagatatcttagggagagacaagGGAAGACTCGTACGATATATTTTAAACTACTCCTTAAAATACCTCCACTTTCCTTTTATTTGTTTAGCGCAAAAAGTCTAGGTGGTGGTACTGTATTAGACTTGGGTGTATATGGAATACAACTCGCCTGTTTGGTGTTTAACCACGATGTTCCGCATAATGTTCGAGCTGCTGGCACGTTAAATGAAGAAGGAGTTGATCAATCTGTATCTGCGACCTTCGTGTATAGTGGAAATCGCACTGCAACTATCGTTACGCATTCCTTAATTAATTTACCTAATGAAGCTTATATTCTTGGTACAAAGGGAATGATAAAGGTACCACAGTTTTGGTGCCCTGGAACTGTAGAACTACCGAGCGGCACTGTCCATGCTCCACTTCCGGTAGCAGCACAtccatttaattttatcaacagtgCTGGATTGAGATTCGAAGCTGAGGAAGCTCGTAACTGCATTTTAAAAGGTATTGCATTCTGTGGacaaatatgataataattacaGTATTTAGTTGACTCTACTCAATATTAAAGGAAAGCTTTAGAATATCTATTATtaacttacatttttatttcaggTTTAATTGAAAGTCCCAAAGTACCTCATGATGCTTCTTTATTGATTGCAAAATTAGAAGATGAGATCCGACGAGAAGTTGGAGTTGTTTATCCtgaagattaaaaaataatataaaaaggaatcctattaaaactgaaatattACTAATATTCCAATAATAAGTACATgtacatttttattgaaaataaattttacaataaaaataaataaagggtGCATATTTCATTTTGTCTTAACAATACCTTATtcctaattataaaaattaatcaatatttaaacaaaacaatattttttgtagctattattttgtttaaataaaataattggtaTCTGTGTCATTAGAAGAACATGCGATGGATTAATATATGGAATATTTGTTTCATAAATGAAAACCATTAGATCAAGTCTTATGaccgaaaatatttttttaacttttatttcgaataattaaattcaataaatatatcCGTATGCAATTTCACAactataaatttttcaataagtatatacatattatagctTTACAATTATACATAGCATAATATATGCATAATACAATGCAAGTTTCGCTATTTAATTCTGTACATCTTAGAAAatgtaataattcttattttacaGACTGAActgttattaaatacaataaaaatcatCACTCTTACACATAATAATTTCCTTACAataactaatattaaaaatacaatttcagTTGATTATTAAACTTTAATGCTaacgttttcttctctttcacgTATTCCTTCCTACTCTTGTAACttataaatatgtatacttACCTGCCTTACgtgaaaaacaataaaaaatctaAGCAAACAAATATAGTTTGGtcatataattgaaaataacatCAATATAAATACCGATGTATCAGGTATAAAAAGTTTGTGAAATTCTAATATTAGAATGgtgcataaataatttcaatcgtTAATCAAAAAGTCTGCAGACCctataaaagtaaaattatttatgcaCTCCCCtaatataattacaaatttgAGTAAAGCCAATAAAAGACCTACTCGTGTCTTCGGCAGCAACGAAGCACATGGTGTGTATATTggtttattgaatttttttataacattGTAACGCGCCGCAGATTTTTATTACAGAGGTAGGTATTGATAATACGACGATAACTTAAACAACTGGTGTATTGACATGAGAATGTGGAAGTTGGACGGAGTGATGCGAAGTAGGCAGTGACAATAAATGTCCGCGTTCCATTTCATTTACTTCTTGCTGTTCTGTTCCTCCTATTGAACCAGTTGAACGTGCAAGGCTATTGCGTTGTCTGCACATGTATGGTGTTTCTCCTGGGGAAGGAGTTTCACGACCCTATTCAAAAGTTTATATAATATCAATTCTTGTCAGATAAAAATATGAGCGACACCTATATTcggaattaaaattcaattaaaatacatGTATTATATTACCAATAATAACATGGAATacagaaaaaagagaaattatttttatttggttATTTGGTGAAAGGAATTATATTCTATGGGGCTGAGGTCTTTTAGGCAAAATGAGAGAGTAGAGCTGGAATTAAAATATATCAAGTGAGGCCAATGATTAATACAGTTAATATATAATGTAAGACAAAGATTGCTTTTTACAATGGggtataataatatcaattatataataattattattattgcaaagTGAAAGTGGAACGAATCTTGATATTTCATTAGTGTTTCAAAGgaataatgtttcatttataatttcacATAAACAATGATTGTTTAATTTATGTGAAAATTGAAGTATAATTCTTAAACGGCAATTAGTAAAAATTACCTATAACTGTATTTGAATCTGATTTAATAGCTTCTAAGCATCGTCCAAGACATTTTGATTTAGAGGAGGCAGAACAGGGATTTGTATCTCTCTTCGAGTTAGACTAGAAGCGACGGAATAGAATTTAAATCATAGCAAATTATACCTACTAACACATAGAACACATACCTGTTTAGAAGGACCACAACATGTTGCATGATTACAAGGCTTATCAGTCTTCGGACAGTCTAATACACAATCTTCTGTTGGTGTTTCCTTAATTTCACTATTAGACTGGTACTATAATGTTATTAATAAGATATAATTATTGATCATTTCAACAGAATAAATACTTATTCGCGTGTGATAGTACAATGTCTTGTGTTATAATTTAATTCTCTAATGATTATTTtctaacttttatttattatcattcagagttaaaaaaaaaataataatttgttagaTGATTTAACGTCGCAAGTCTTATAACTGTTTATATCAATGTTTATAAGACTATATACTCACATCAATAAATTCTGGCTGTATGGTAGTAGAGTGTATGCCCTCATTGTGGAAAAATTCTTTAACTTGCTCTGCAATCTTCATATACTCTGATAGATTTCTACATCTTATGTGCGCTGAAGCAATGATACGATCACCAGCTAATTGCCATACATGAAACTCATGCACAGCTAATACACCATCAACATTTTCTAACAGTCTTTGTTGAATAGCATCAACCTAAAGAAAGACAAAAAAGGATTATCTCCAGAATCGTCAGCCTCTACTTAATTACGTCAATGGATGTAATATTATTAAAGGTGAACAAAATTACCTGAATATGAGTTGGTACAGTTTGTAATAAGATCAATGCAGATTCTTGTAAGAGCGGCCACACTGATCGTAAAATGAGAATCACCAATAAAAGTGAAAGAGCTGGGTCGATATAAAATCTGTAaaacaaattaatattataaaattaaatgagatAATATTATTGATTGAACATTTTATtgcaatataaaatgttttggTGTTAGGAGAACCGTGGGAGAACCTGAGAGAGCCTAGGAAGAGCCAGGGAATATCAGGAGATTCAAGAAAGCTACTGTGAACCTAGGTAGATCTACGTTCTGCGAAACGAATATCTACCCTCTTAAATATacgaattttataattacagaaATTCACGCTGGACTTGGAAAAATCGCCCCGCGCTAAATGTATTCACGAGACATAAATCACAATCACAGTGCCATACGGTGgatataaaatgatttattcaatttaataaaaatgaattaatgtAAATAAGGAGCAAATCTACATATAAAAATTGCACTGAAATGATAAAGTTATTATAAGCAAAATAGTAAAACACAAACAATATATTTATGATTAATTAGcttcatttatattaaaaataatctaaAACTAGCATGTATATATCTAGaagatataaataaacatttcgCAAAccgtaataaaaaatgaatgcaCTTACTTCCACATGTATGCTTTTCGCATTCGGTTTTTCTCTTGAGACGGCTATTGACGAGCCTGTAAAGAGGTTTGTGCATTTAGGCCTATTTTCATTCTCAAAtgaattcttttcaaattttatacaataattaAGTTTCAGATTAAGTATATCTTAATCTAATTTCGCGAACCACCCTTAGAAGAAATAGTAATCGAGTAAAAAATAATCTTGCATGCAAAAACACATCAAAtatttttacttaaaataatcaagtttgAAAGATCTTCATTCAAGTATGTTacttaagaaataaagaaaggatTCGAAGCGTAAATCTACAATTTTAAGAAAgttttgtttaataataaaatgacttTAACCCGTATATAACAATGAAAACATCTGAAATGTGCAagctaaataaaaaagaaaaatgttaaacaaTTCAAACATAGAATATAACGAACAACATTTAGATACATGCGAAGTTATGCTTTGCTTGTATATAATATATTGctctttacattttttttcgttttgaaATTTCGAGTAATACGTACAAAATACGTATTTCTTTTAAGAAGTATTAAataactattaaaattaaagtaaaattattctgatcaaaaattgatatatttacTGCAAGATTctctaatattataatattagaaaaagccATTTGAGCCCTCAAAAATAGGCCGAAATGCATAAACTTTCTCTTTCTTACATCGGACAAAAGTcttcgataaaaatttattgaaattaaatcgCCGATTATTTGCTTGAATAACTTTTTATAGCTctgtgaatattaaaattaataatgaatattttaaacagagtagaagaaaaatatacaaaaattgtaTACTTCGATGAGAAGTGTACATCTCCCAAATCGTTCTTCTCATATTTTGTACTTAAAAAATCATTCTACACCCTTTtgcaatttataataaaatatataaaactccATAAGAAACCTTTGTTAGATGTTGCAaaacaaaatatgtatataatatttgttgaaCATCCAATTATGGTTTGGTAATAAATTAACCGAGTTTTCGTTAGTAAAAATATTTCGCCTTATAATAGAAACGCACGAAGAAGTAGTATGTACAAAAATTCTCAAAAGTAGCAGATAAATATTGTTTTCCACAATATTTtaaatctttgtaaaatattaaacaatgtgTAAAATTATATGttacttaattttatataaaaaattagttACCTGTATTCCCATTTCGTCAGCCAAACAATTAATGCAGATACTATTACAATAACAGATCCTAGGGCATCAGAGAGTACATGAAGAAATACGCCACGCATATTCATCTGACTTGCATCATGTGAATGACCATGTGTCCTTTTCACTTGAGGCGTTGATGGCCTGTAAGcttcatcattttcattgtcATCTGTCCCAACTAAAGTACTCAGTCTATTATGACTTCGAGATATACCATGTGAATGGCTATGAGCATTTCCGTGTTCTATAAGAAAAAATTGGTTCAATACAAACTGATAAACGCTTTCTCTTTAAGCTTACCATAAGCTTACCATGAAATAAACATAACCCAATGATATTCACTAACAAACCAAGTGCTCCAACTGCCACTAATAATTTAGCTTCATGTATTTCTTCTACTTCAATAAATCTTTTACATGCCTCCACAGTAATACTGAAACACAATGCGACTAAAAATACAGCATTTACCAATGCCCCTAAAACTTCAGCTCTGGCCCAGCCAAACGTATTCTTAGACCATTTCTTTGGTGAcatctgaaaaaataaaataaagttattagaataatatttttaaaatactctTACAAGTAttaacagagagaaaaaaaaggtacCGCAAAAAGGTAAAacctttttatatttcattgattacattataattctggtgtatttataaacaagtgaaaacgtaaaaattaaattatcgtcATATCTTACGGAATTAACATAGATTTTCCcctttttattgatattttacGAGAGATAAAAAAGGGATAGAGAAACAAAGAAGAAACTATGGGTTTTGTATCCGGTTTAGAAAACGATAGCAGAACAATGTCCCGATAAAACTAATTATCAGACTTGTACTGATAATgaattaaaagataatttttcgAAGCCTAAATATAATTGATCGACTCTTGCAGACTATGATATCAAGAGAAGGAAAAGATTAGAATAATTGATCGACTCTTGGAGACTATGATatcaagagaaagaaaagattagaatAATAATCGGAATTATTTGATCTGATAACACAAATGATATGATAGAGCAGTgaacaataattttcttatatCATACTCACTGATAAGAATATGATTGCCGAAAAGTAGCTTATCTTATGTTGTGTATACTTTAAAATATACGGGCTATTTCAAAAGAGATGTACTCATTCTGAAggaatttcaagaatttatcTTAACTCGCTTTCCAAAACGTTCAGAAAGTAATTAGTAAAAGAAAACTCACTTTAAGCGCATTAACGCTACTGTGGCCCATACCACAAATTAGATATACTTCGTATATAAGACATGTGAATCAAATGCATCAGCTCATAAAAGGATATTAAAACATTCTTCTGAAGCAATATCACCTATACAGCAATAACTGAAGCAATCCTTTGTCACACGATAATTCCTTTAAAGCTTTATAAATACCCTTTACCAACACTATTATAAATATAGCccgttcaaaattaattaaccaaTCAAGATGGCTATTGAGAAACACATTTCGTTATACAGGATGTCTCATACAACTGGGCAAAGATAAAATTCTAAAGTGGTGaaagatagaaaagaaattaaatgatGTCGAACGGAGTGCATTCGCTGACTCCGGAAGTGAAGACGCGCTAAAGATTTCAAAgtcaatttcctttttttaaatgaaatggtatatattttttaatgctAATCAATGCATCttattattctttataaaaagCATTAAGGTACTTTAATCGAAAATACaatagttcaaaagatatcttagggagagacagggaAAGACTCGAGGTCTCTCCCTaggataattttttaatctttgaattttttaCCCAAGtcccttaatacttttttgtacagaattgaaaTACGCTTCGATTGACGTATCGTGAGATACaaaattccaataaaattttttaaagatttcgaaatatctttatttttttttttatggagtTTGGTACTTTGCTACATATCAATCGAagcgtattttaattctctacaaaaaattattaaggtgcttgggtcgaaaattcattagtttaaacaatataattaattttaaattaattttttttatattttactgtTAATAATCGGaaagatatttatttaataaatatcttgTAAGTATATGATTGCATCTATTGTGCGTATTAAAGCTAAGATAAATAAACATCTTGATACACCAGCCAATGTAATCAATGAACATTATCACTTTAGTTAAATGCTATAGTACATCATTCTAAACACTTCAAGAAactgatattaattaaaaagtactTACCTTTACGGAAAGAAATGCAACAACTAAAGCTGCTACATCAGATAGCATATGAAAACTATCAGCTATTAAAGCCATAGAGTTAGTCACATAGCCCACTACTATTTCTACCAAGAAAAATAGAGCAGTGAGCCATAACATCGTTAAAAGGCGGCACTTCTTTCCGGTGTAACGACCCATAGTGTTTTTTGTACCTAAAAGTACAGCAATGTATCAGAATAAGTGGacactataaaaaaaaaggctTATATTTTGTAACagttatttgaaaatacaaatatttacaataaataaaatcaaatctTAGTAATGATACTTTATCTATTGTACCATAATATACCTTATCTATTGTACCATAAAGTCTAAAATGAAAGACTTTATTAATCTGATTTTTAGTAATTATAAATAGTTACTAcatattacaaattatattacTTGAAGACAATTCCACATCAAAtacaaatagaaaaataaaattttattaaattctgaGCATGAGtcatttgtatatttaataataaaatacgttTCTATTGCTTTTAGACAATAAAACGTAAAAGGTAATATAGTTGTGATGCACAATTCTATgaacataaataaatttaataataaagaaatgtaaaataataactgaaaatataaatacaaagttATGAATTGTATAAAGGTTATTTGCTTTATGTTTGTAtagtttattgaataattatgaACATAATAACATATACTTACGTGTAtaataaagtattaaaattcTTGAAACAATGTATCAAAACTGCATCAAGTAACACCGATATAAACTATTTATGGACATGTTACACAGTATTGATGTATATCCACAATTACAAAGACATATTACACTAGTAATGAAAGACATTGGATTCTTTCTGAATGTTTCGAGACATATCCATTTTAATTCATTCCTGACAAAACCACGTGGGAAAATAAAATACACTTGATCCTCACACTTAATTCCACAGTTCGATAGAAATCTTACACAGCATTACGTTACAATTACCATTGACAAAGTAACGACATAGATAGATGACCAAACTCCATCATACTTTTTTTTAAGTACCAACAGTTCTTCTAATAATACATTGTTCTGAAGTTGACTAGCAGAATGcaccttttttcctcttttaaatGGATCTTATCTATAATAACTGTTACTTACATATTTtgtcatttaaaaaattgttttaaaatacatatttttataagaaatcatgtttaaaatttatttacacatCGGCATACTTTTTCTTATaaatctaataaaataaatgaatattccCGTACATATGTATCACTCTTTTTACTCACGTCTCGATGACTTAAAATAATagtgtttattaatttttcaacaattgttaaattaattttaacaataataatcaACATTCAAAACAAAGGATTATTCTGATTCACTTATTGTTTGAAGAGTGATTTATGATTCACCGACCAttgattatatatttatttgtatgtataccgtagttcaccagagtccataactgccactaactgcgaaaagaccagttttcgttctttgcgcttctccagtacgcatcttcgccctgattggcgatactcccaaacgaagtggaaagcgattagcagagagctcgctgcgttcccccaccatcttccaacatgcgcgtcgcagttatggactctggtgaactgcggtatacagtCAACCCTCCTATAACGCGGTACTCTCAGAACGCGGTTTCCATATAACGCGGAGCTGAAAATGCGACAGCCCTCCTATAACGCGGTACTCTCAGAACGCAGTTTCCATATAACGCGAAGCTGAAAATGCGACAGCCCTCCTATAACACGATACTCTTACAGCGCGGTTTCCGTCAACAGCATCACAGTTCAGTGTTATAAACTGTGTTTATGAACTTTTGAAGTTTACTTATATGCATTGTTCATTGTGATTAGAAAAATTACACTAATTACATTTGCATTCTTCTAATTTTGGATTGCTTAGCTCCCTATAGAGAGGTTTTAGTGGAGTTAGAAAAAAAAGCTACAATCGAAAACCAATATGAAGATGCGCCAAGTGAGGAAGACATTTTGCCTATTAAAAGAAGACGAGTTAGGCGACTCATATTATCTGACAGCGAGGATGAGTGTTGAAagattaaattttacaaaagtctTTCTTGTTTTTGTTGGAAAACAGTTTTTCAGTTTAGTTTTGGtatcatttctttatataaactcttcaattcaataaaaataatttataatttatcttgTCCTTATTGGTCTCCATATAACGCGGTACGAATAATGTGATTTGTACTAATTCTGCGTTTCTTATAGCGCGGTTTCCATACAACGCGGTAGACGGTTTCCATAGAACGCGCTACGAATTAGCCTGGTTTGTACGGTTAAATCCGAGTTTCTTATAGCGCGGTTTCCATATAACGCGGTACGCACTCACCGCGTTATAGGAGGGTTgactgtacatacatatgtcatTTGTTCAATAATGAgatgcttttttttattattttcagattatagaaaatttgttgtcctaatattttcaataactttaaaattatttaaaatcattCTTTTGTATAAGTTTACATAGCTTTTGAACTGTGAAATTTTAAGTATTGTTACactattgaataaatatttgaaaaaattataagtATGGAAAAAATATGTAATCAACCAATCAAAGCACTTCATTTCTTCCCTGTAGTTTCCTATTTACTATGCTTACCAAATtctcaaaatttaatttctaaaaattctggTAACAGTGTATATGTAGTTCACCAACTACATTTATGATGATTTGTGAACCGTGTTTATGTACATGGTTTGacgtttaaattttataaagcattattaattaaatgtataaacaatatgaggtttataatatataattaataaatataaggaATTCGCAAGATTACATTTCCAAAATGAATTTGACAGTTGCTTTGAAGTTTTATATTACACGAATGACAGAAGAAAGTGGACCTGGTATGAAGGTTCTTTTGATGGATAAACAAACGGTAAACTGGTTTCTGTTTAAACagttaattatatataatatttgttaatattaaagTGACTAAATGTTTGTATATATTGTTACAATGAAACTATATGAAACAACAAAAAGAGTTGAGTTCCTACCCTATCtcttgatatttatattttgtaattgataTAATTGCAGACAAGTATAGTAAGTTTATTATACAGTCAATCAGAAATATTTATGAAGGAAGTTTATCTGTTTGAGAGAATTGATGCAAATACACGTAATGAGGGTTTAAAGCATTTAAAGTGTATAGTTTTCATAAGAccaacaaaagaaaatattgagtATCTTTGCAATGAACTACGATGTCCTAAATATGGCACCTATTATATTTGTGAGTGTTGCTAATGAATCCttatttttggttttttttttgctCATATTGCAATGTATTCTTTTTTAGATTTCAGTAATATTATTGCAAAGGCTGATGTTAAACTTCTGGCTGAAAGTGATGAGCAAGAAGTTGTGAGAGAAGTCCATGAATACTATGCAGATTATTTAGCTATCAGTCCTCATTTATTTTCACTTGGAATAACTGGATGCTCACAaggtaataaattttctataattaaaactGTTATTTCTAAAACTGTactattaaatttgaaataaaaattataattatttaattttttttctttttcattttttcatgaaggTTTATTATGGAACCCAGTGCATTTGCACAGAACCGTTTTAGGCATAATTTCTGTCCTATTATCAATTAAAAGATGTCCCTACATACGATACCAGTGCAGCTCTGAAATGGCAAAAAGATTAGCGGAAAAAATACGTGAAGTATTGAGTAAGGAATCAAGTTCATTTGAATTCAGACAAGATTCTAGTCCGATTTTACTGATACTTGACAGAAGAGATGATCCTGTTACTCCTCTATTGAATCAGTGGACTTATCAAGCAATGGTACACGAATTGTTAACTATCAACAATAATCGTGTTAATTTGTCGCACGTTAAAGGTATTTCAAAGGAATTAAAAGAAGTTGTTCTCAGTGCAGAACATGACGAGTTTTATACAAATGTAAGAATATACTGCATTTCATTAATAATCGTGCATAATATTATTAAACTAAAGCGAATGATTTTAACAGAATTTATATCTTAATTTTGGTGAAATCGGACAAACGATAAAAGAACTGATGGATGAATTTCAAAAGAAGGCTAAAAAACATCAAAAAGTCGAAAGCATAGCCGATATGAAAACTTTTGTTGAAACTTATCCATTGTTTAAAAAGCTTTCGGGAACTGTATCAAAACATGTAACCGTAGTTGGAGAACTTTCTTCTCTTGtggaaaaacataatttattacgAGTATCGGAATTGGAACAAGAGCTTAGTTGTCGGAGTGATCATTCCATGcaggtataattaattttgcatgCTCTGTTATTTGTTGCTTATAACAACCATCAATATTTTCTATTGATTTTATGACAGCTGCAACAGATAAAAGAACTTATTAATAATCAACAAATCCGGGAAATCGATTGCGTACGATTGGTAATGCTTTACGCACTCCACTACGAGAAACATGCGAATAATGATATCAGTGGtctattaaatttattgaaaaataaagggATTTCCGAAAAGTACATTAAGGTAcgttaaaattaatgtaattttaattgaaaatttaataaatattttgtaattaattacttCGAAATAAAACTTCAGCTTGTGTATAACATATTAGAATATAGTGGAATCAATGCAAGACAAAGTAATTTATTCGATCGTGAATCAGTAGCTAAAATtaccaaaaaattattcaaaggaTTAAATGGGGTAGACAATATATACACCCAACACTCACCTTTGTTAAATGAAACACTTGAAGATTTAATCAAAGGAAGATTAAGCTTACAAACATTTCCGTATCTTGGAAATACAATGGTATCGAAAaggtaaattttatactgttgcAGAAAATCTGGAGAAAAGAATGTAGTGTTCGTGTAAACATAATATTAAGATAAAAATACTTACTAATAATAGCTATCTATAACAGGCCACAGGATATCATTGTTTTCATGATCGGGGGAACTACCTACGAAGAAAGtttaaatgtttataatttaaataaacaaaatccAGGGATAAAGATTATATTAGGTGGTACCACTATTCATAATTCCCAAAGTTTCTT encodes:
- the Vps45 gene encoding vacuolar protein sorting 45 isoform X2 encodes the protein MNLTVALKFYITRMTEESGPGMKVLLMDKQTTSIVSLLYSQSEIFMKEVYLFERIDANTRNEGLKHLKCIVFIRPTKENIEYLCNELRCPKYGTYYIYFSNIIAKADVKLLAESDEQEVVREVHEYYADYLAISPHLFSLGITGCSQGLLWNPVHLHRTVLGIISVLLSIKRCPYIRYQCSSEMAKRLAEKIREVLSKESSSFEFRQDSSPILLILDRRDDPVTPLLNQWTYQAMVHELLTINNNRVNLSHVKGISKELKEVVLSAEHDEFYTNNLYLNFGEIGQTIKELMDEFQKKAKKHQKVESIADMKTFVETYPLFKKLSGTVSKHVTVVGELSSLVEKHNLLRVSELEQELSCRSDHSMQLQQIKELINNQQIREIDCVRLVMLYALHYEKHANNDISGLLNLLKNKGISEKYIKNIVESMQDKVIYSIVNQ
- the ZnT63C gene encoding solute carrier family 30 member 1 isoform X1, with translation MGRYTGKKCRLLTMLWLTALFFLVEIVVGYVTNSMALIADSFHMLSDVAALVVAFLSVKMSPKKWSKNTFGWARAEVLGALVNAVFLVALCFSITVEACKRFIEVEEIHEAKLLVAVGALGLLVNIIGLCLFHEHGNAHSHSHGISRSHNRLSTLVGTDDNENDEAYRPSTPQVKRTHGHSHDASQMNMRGVFLHVLSDALGSVIVIVSALIVWLTKWEYRFYIDPALSLLLVILILRSVWPLLQESALILLQTVPTHIQVDAIQQRLLENVDGVLAVHEFHVWQLAGDRIIASAHIRCRNLSEYMKIAEQVKEFFHNEGIHSTTIQPEFIDYQSNSEIKETPTEDCVLDCPKTDKPCNHATCCGPSKQGRETPSPGETPYMCRQRNSLARSTGSIGGTEQQEVNEMERGHLLSLPTSHHSVQLPHSHVNTPVV
- the Vps45 gene encoding vacuolar protein sorting 45 isoform X1 translates to MNLTVALKFYITRMTEESGPGMKVLLMDKQTTSIVSLLYSQSEIFMKEVYLFERIDANTRNEGLKHLKCIVFIRPTKENIEYLCNELRCPKYGTYYIYFSNIIAKADVKLLAESDEQEVVREVHEYYADYLAISPHLFSLGITGCSQGLLWNPVHLHRTVLGIISVLLSIKRCPYIRYQCSSEMAKRLAEKIREVLSKESSSFEFRQDSSPILLILDRRDDPVTPLLNQWTYQAMVHELLTINNNRVNLSHVKGISKELKEVVLSAEHDEFYTNNLYLNFGEIGQTIKELMDEFQKKAKKHQKVESIADMKTFVETYPLFKKLSGTVSKHVTVVGELSSLVEKHNLLRVSELEQELSCRSDHSMQLQQIKELINNQQIREIDCVRLVMLYALHYEKHANNDISGLLNLLKNKGISEKYIKLVYNILEYSGINARQSNLFDRESVAKITKKLFKGLNGVDNIYTQHSPLLNETLEDLIKGRLSLQTFPYLGNTMVSKRPQDIIVFMIGGTTYEESLNVYNLNKQNPGIKIILGGTTIHNSQSFFEEIQQATTGILSKYKNNNK
- the LOC117610340 gene encoding trans-1,2-dihydrobenzene-1,2-diol dehydrogenase, producing MALRWGVAGAGKISHDFVTALGILPASEHVVVAIAARDLSRAQKFASLHKIKKAYDNYAKVAEDKEVDIVYIGTLNPQHFEIAKLMLNHGKHVLCEKPLTMNLKQTTELIKFARSKKLFLMEAIWSRCFPTYEAIKKEIDSGSIGDIHQVIVSFGFKLSDVERVNAKSLGGGTVLDLGVYGIQLACLVFNHDVPHNVRAAGTLNEEGVDQSVSATFVYSGNRTATIVTHSLINLPNEAYILGTKGMIKVPQFWCPGTVELPSGTVHAPLPVAAHPFNFINSAGLRFEAEEARNCILKGLIESPKVPHDASLLIAKLEDEIRREVGVVYPED
- the ZnT63C gene encoding solute carrier family 30 member 1 isoform X2 codes for the protein MGRYTGKKCRLLTMLWLTALFFLVEIVVGYVTNSMALIADSFHMLSDVAALVVAFLSVKMSPKKWSKNTFGWARAEVLGALVNAVFLVALCFSITVEACKRFIEVEEIHEAKLLVAVGALGLLVNIIGLCLFHEHGNAHSHSHGISRSHNRLSTLVGTDDNENDEAYRPSTPQVKRTHGHSHDASQMNMRGVFLHVLSDALGSVIVIVSALIVWLTKWEYRFYIDPALSLLLVILILRSVWPLLQESALILLQTVPTHIQVDAIQQRLLENVDGVLAVHEFHVWQLAGDRIIASAHIRCRNLSEYMKIAEQVKEFFHNEGIHSTTIQPEFIDYQSNSEIKETPTEDCVLDCPKTDKPCNHATCCGPSKQSNSKRDTNPCSASSKSKCLGRCLEAIKSDSNTVIGS